A single Pedobacter sp. PACM 27299 DNA region contains:
- a CDS encoding glycosyltransferase family 2 protein, with protein sequence MEAQMISIALCTYNGEKHLHEQMDSLLKQDYPNLEIVILDDCSTDRTYELLLQYQEKHPQIRLSQNKENLGFNKNFEAALLQCKGEFIAIADQDDIWEQDKISQLAVQIGAQFLIYHDSLLIDVDGQTTGRKTSNTHRFVKGQCPSYLLYNNCVSGHTCLMSKALLPHLLPFPEDIYYDWWMAYTAACLGKIDYLNSALVKHRRHASSSTSKDKISGKALRIKNLSLFQTHPLNPGPTKTLIKDLLNGYAVLKQQSFSRALCWTLLKNSKSIFYTRRKSLFSQIKFILKESTR encoded by the coding sequence ATGGAAGCCCAAATGATCTCTATTGCCCTTTGCACCTATAACGGTGAAAAGCATTTGCATGAACAAATGGACTCCCTGCTGAAACAAGACTATCCAAATCTTGAAATTGTAATTCTGGACGACTGCTCTACAGACCGCACTTATGAATTGCTGCTGCAGTATCAGGAAAAACACCCGCAGATCCGTCTGTCCCAAAACAAAGAAAACCTGGGCTTCAACAAAAATTTTGAAGCAGCACTGTTACAGTGTAAAGGGGAGTTCATTGCGATTGCCGATCAGGACGACATCTGGGAACAGGACAAAATCAGCCAGCTGGCCGTCCAAATCGGAGCTCAGTTCCTGATTTACCATGATTCCCTATTAATTGATGTGGACGGACAAACTACAGGCAGAAAAACATCCAATACCCACCGATTTGTAAAAGGCCAGTGTCCCTCTTATTTGCTGTACAACAACTGTGTTTCCGGACATACCTGTTTGATGAGCAAAGCACTTTTACCTCATTTGCTGCCCTTTCCGGAAGACATCTATTATGATTGGTGGATGGCTTATACGGCGGCCTGTCTTGGTAAAATCGACTACCTTAACTCAGCCCTGGTGAAGCACAGAAGACATGCTTCCAGTTCTACCAGTAAAGATAAAATCAGCGGTAAAGCATTGCGCATTAAAAACCTGAGTCTGTTTCAGACCCACCCTTTAAATCCGGGGCCAACAAAAACGCTGATTAAAGACTTGCTGAATGGTTACGCCGTATTGAAACAGCAATCTTTTTCCAGGGCTTTATGCTGGACACTGCTTAAAAATTCAAAATCAATATTTTATACCCGACGGAAGTCGCTTTTTTCACAAATCAAGTTCATCCTCAAAGAAAGTACCCGTTAA